One genomic window of Nicotiana sylvestris chromosome 10, ASM39365v2, whole genome shotgun sequence includes the following:
- the LOC104243514 gene encoding uncharacterized protein, with protein MENQRLPQSSEASGEVGSSVENEESRNSSISRHSLDKEAGFPSCRVCQCSESDKRGVAALGFLGIIPPAPDAYSSNGEAKLDCHEVVKNDENVSFNRSSGKGSALVEFISPKGEVFVCNGDIEMGYDENQDSLNELGCACKNDLAMVHYACALKWFINHGSTMCEICGCVAKNIRISDFKKVVSSLKEYDALRERTANGEPNPAPALENSTVDPDAIAAIRRQRLSEIALWFNPHNHYSTAVSQVVSEPPSGSNIVPEEALPAENTVTKWAVEGTGILLATGLLTITLAWLIAPHVGKRTAKNGLHILLGGVCALTVVVFFRFFVLTRIKYGPARYWAILFVFWFLVFGIWASRTHGAHAT; from the exons ATGGAAAACCAACGGTTACCCCAAAGCAGTGAAGCCAGTGGTGAAGTTGGTTCATCTGTTGAGAACGAAGAATCAAGGAATTCTTCTATATCACGTCACAGTCTGGATAAGGAGGCAGGCTTTCCATCTTGTCGAGTGTGCCAGTGTTCTGAATCAGACAAGAGGGGAGTTGCTGCATTAGGATTTCTAGGAATTATTCCACCAGCACCGGATGCATACAGTAGCAATGGAGAGGCGAAGCTTGATTGCCATGAAGTGGTGAAAAATGACGAAAATGTTTCCTTCAACAGAAGTAGCGGGAAAGGATCTGCACTAGTTGAATTCATTAGTCCAAAAGGGGAGGTTTTTGTTTGTAATGGTGATATAGAGATGGGTTATGATGAGAACCAGGACTCTTTGAATGAGCTTGGCTGTGCGTGCAAAAATGATCTTGCTATGGTACACTACGCTTGTGCGCTTAAGTGGTTTATTAACCATGGATCCACCATGTGTGAGATTTGTGGATGTGTTGCGAAAAACATAAGAATTTCGGATTTCAAGAAAGTTGTGAGCTCTTTGAAGGAGTATGATGCATTGAGGGAAAGGACTGCAAATGGGGAGCCTAATCCTGCACCGGCGCTGGAAAATTCAACTGTAGATCCTGATGCTATTGCAGCTATTCGAAGGCAAAGGTTAAGTGAAATTGCACTGTGGTTCAACCCCCATAACCACTATTCCACTGCTGTTTCCCAGGTTGTTAGTGAGCCGCCTTCTGGTTCTAACATTGTTCCAGAAGAAGCTCTTCCTGCAGAAAACACTGTAACCAAATGGGCTGTTGAGGGTACTGGGATCCTGCTCGCTACAGGGCTTCTTACTATCACTCTTGCATGGCTTATTGCTCCTCATGTTGGGAAG AGAACTGCCAAAAATGGACTGCATATTCTTCTTGGAGGTGTTTGTGCGTTAACAGTTGTAGTATTCTTCCGATTT TTTGTGTTAACAAGAATCAAATATGGCCCTGCTCGATACTGGGCTATCCTATTTGTCTTCTGGTTTCTTGTGTTCGGTATATGGGCTTCAAGAACACATGGTGCCCATGCTACTTAA